One Streptomyces sp. B21-105 genomic region harbors:
- a CDS encoding threonine ammonia-lyase — MGKAWAQEATAFSAAEKYDMRLDRGDISRAERRLTGRIWRTPVVRSEHLDELAGARLWLKAENLQRGGSFKVRGALLAVEQLASAGSRGVIAQSTGNHAIAVSLAAREYRLPAILVLPSDAAPIKIQRIRENGAEVTLAGVVLADRVAMVEKLRNVHGYDVVDPYENPHVVAGQGTATAELLGETSARGVALDAVVVPIGGGSAIAGACLAARGHGVAVVGAEPETVPAFTAALRERQPVTVAVGHTIADGLRPERIGALPFRLAQQSVAEVVTVKEAAIAEALCAAFLDARLVIEPAAATALAAALSHAAGFGRDVGVLLSGGNVEPGLVASLLTGRADDSRRVL, encoded by the coding sequence ATGGGGAAAGCATGGGCGCAGGAGGCAACCGCCTTCTCCGCAGCGGAAAAATATGATATGAGACTCGACCGCGGCGATATCAGCCGCGCGGAGCGACGACTGACCGGTCGGATATGGAGAACCCCGGTCGTCCGCTCCGAGCACTTGGACGAACTCGCCGGCGCGCGCCTCTGGCTCAAGGCCGAGAATCTGCAGCGCGGTGGATCTTTCAAGGTCAGAGGGGCATTGCTGGCCGTCGAGCAGTTAGCTTCCGCCGGGAGCCGTGGCGTCATCGCGCAAAGCACGGGAAACCATGCGATCGCGGTTTCCCTGGCGGCTCGCGAGTATCGCTTGCCCGCCATTCTCGTACTGCCTTCCGATGCGGCACCGATCAAGATTCAGAGAATTCGGGAAAACGGCGCCGAAGTCACTCTCGCCGGCGTCGTGCTCGCCGACCGGGTGGCCATGGTGGAGAAATTACGGAACGTGCACGGATACGACGTGGTGGACCCGTACGAGAATCCGCACGTGGTCGCCGGACAGGGAACCGCGACCGCCGAGCTGCTCGGTGAAACGTCCGCGAGGGGCGTCGCGCTGGACGCCGTGGTCGTGCCGATCGGCGGGGGCAGCGCGATCGCCGGCGCCTGTCTGGCCGCCCGGGGGCACGGGGTGGCGGTGGTCGGGGCCGAGCCCGAGACCGTGCCCGCGTTCACCGCCGCGCTGCGCGAGCGGCAGCCGGTGACCGTGGCCGTGGGGCACACCATCGCCGACGGCCTTCGTCCCGAGCGGATCGGGGCCCTCCCCTTCCGTCTGGCGCAACAAAGCGTCGCCGAGGTCGTCACCGTGAAGGAAGCGGCCATCGCCGAGGCCCTGTGCGCCGCGTTCCTCGACGCCCGGCTCGTCATCGAGCCCGCGGCGGCGACCGCACTCGCCGCGGCCCTGAGCCACGCCGCCGGCTTCGGTAGAGACGTCGGGGTCCTGCTCAGCGGGGGAAACGTCGAACCGGGCCTGGTCGCCTCGCTGCTGACCGGCCGTGCGGACGACAGCCGCCGCGTTTTGTAG